In Aricia agestis chromosome 14, ilAriAges1.1, whole genome shotgun sequence, one genomic interval encodes:
- the LOC121733995 gene encoding uncharacterized protein LOC121733995 isoform X1 — MQTSNDSLSVLGPPVSSSPAVLLTPGRTRNIAQDMEALRLSRQDNPYLQCTLRLQQVMASRESLIESHSQDCESDDTILMSQEFGSAALDFIEDDPLTLKEVHEHMIRSPPPTSAWPHEMSYRAASAFDFNADSPVSYSAYSVNSTDKDHCAKSPRRKEVARPRSSRSVSPRSHDLTAARPLSLPGESHLRNTLGRKQQDKFSILQPRPLRRPRHDDSVHLVPDCDK; from the exons ATGCAGACTAGCAACGACTCCTTGTCTG tTTTAGGGCCACCTGTGAGTAGCTCCCCTGCGGTATTATTAACTCCGGGCCGCACGAGAAACATCGCACAAGATATGGAAGCACTCAGATTGTCGAGACAAGATAACCCATATTTACAA tgTACGTTACGTTTACAGCAGGTAATGGCGAGCAGAGAAAGTCTAATCGAAAGCCATTCACAGGACTGTGAGTCTGATGATACAATACTTATGTCACAA GAATTTGGCAGTGCAGCTCTAGATTTTATTGAAGATGACCCGCTTACACTAAAAGAGGTTCACGAGCATATGATAAGATCCCCTCCACCGACAAGCGCTTGGCCCCATg AGATGTCATATCGAGCGGCCAGCGCTTTTGACTTCAACGCGGACAGTCCAGTCTCATATAGTGCTTACTCAGTCAATTCTACGGACAAG GATCACTGCGCCAAGTCTCCGCGCCGCAAGGAAGTGGCGCGCCCCCGCTCGTCGCGGTCCGTGTCGCCGAGGTCGCACGACCTCACCGCCGCCCGCCCTCTGTCCCTGCCAG GTGAGAGCCACCTTCGCAACACCCTCGGGAGAAAGCAGCAGGACAAGTTCTCGATACTGCAGCCGCGACCGCTGCGGCGGCCCCGACACGACGACAGCGTACACCTGGTACCAGACTGTGATAAGTGA
- the LOC121733995 gene encoding uncharacterized protein LOC121733995 isoform X3: MQTSNDSLSVLGPPVSSSPAVLLTPGRTRNIAQDMEALRLSRQDNPYLQVMASRESLIESHSQDCESDDTILMSQEFGSAALDFIEDDPLTLKEVHEHMIRSPPPTSAWPHEMSYRAASAFDFNADSPVSYSAYSVNSTDKDHCAKSPRRKEVARPRSSRSVSPRSHDLTAARPLSLPGESHLRNTLGRKQQDKFSILQPRPLRRPRHDDSVHLVPDCDK, from the exons ATGCAGACTAGCAACGACTCCTTGTCTG tTTTAGGGCCACCTGTGAGTAGCTCCCCTGCGGTATTATTAACTCCGGGCCGCACGAGAAACATCGCACAAGATATGGAAGCACTCAGATTGTCGAGACAAGATAACCCATATTTACAA GTAATGGCGAGCAGAGAAAGTCTAATCGAAAGCCATTCACAGGACTGTGAGTCTGATGATACAATACTTATGTCACAA GAATTTGGCAGTGCAGCTCTAGATTTTATTGAAGATGACCCGCTTACACTAAAAGAGGTTCACGAGCATATGATAAGATCCCCTCCACCGACAAGCGCTTGGCCCCATg AGATGTCATATCGAGCGGCCAGCGCTTTTGACTTCAACGCGGACAGTCCAGTCTCATATAGTGCTTACTCAGTCAATTCTACGGACAAG GATCACTGCGCCAAGTCTCCGCGCCGCAAGGAAGTGGCGCGCCCCCGCTCGTCGCGGTCCGTGTCGCCGAGGTCGCACGACCTCACCGCCGCCCGCCCTCTGTCCCTGCCAG GTGAGAGCCACCTTCGCAACACCCTCGGGAGAAAGCAGCAGGACAAGTTCTCGATACTGCAGCCGCGACCGCTGCGGCGGCCCCGACACGACGACAGCGTACACCTGGTACCAGACTGTGATAAGTGA
- the LOC121733995 gene encoding uncharacterized protein LOC121733995 isoform X2, translated as MQTSNDSLSVLGPPVSSSPAVLLTPGRTRNIAQDMEALRLSRQDNPYLQQVMASRESLIESHSQDCESDDTILMSQEFGSAALDFIEDDPLTLKEVHEHMIRSPPPTSAWPHEMSYRAASAFDFNADSPVSYSAYSVNSTDKDHCAKSPRRKEVARPRSSRSVSPRSHDLTAARPLSLPGESHLRNTLGRKQQDKFSILQPRPLRRPRHDDSVHLVPDCDK; from the exons ATGCAGACTAGCAACGACTCCTTGTCTG tTTTAGGGCCACCTGTGAGTAGCTCCCCTGCGGTATTATTAACTCCGGGCCGCACGAGAAACATCGCACAAGATATGGAAGCACTCAGATTGTCGAGACAAGATAACCCATATTTACAA CAGGTAATGGCGAGCAGAGAAAGTCTAATCGAAAGCCATTCACAGGACTGTGAGTCTGATGATACAATACTTATGTCACAA GAATTTGGCAGTGCAGCTCTAGATTTTATTGAAGATGACCCGCTTACACTAAAAGAGGTTCACGAGCATATGATAAGATCCCCTCCACCGACAAGCGCTTGGCCCCATg AGATGTCATATCGAGCGGCCAGCGCTTTTGACTTCAACGCGGACAGTCCAGTCTCATATAGTGCTTACTCAGTCAATTCTACGGACAAG GATCACTGCGCCAAGTCTCCGCGCCGCAAGGAAGTGGCGCGCCCCCGCTCGTCGCGGTCCGTGTCGCCGAGGTCGCACGACCTCACCGCCGCCCGCCCTCTGTCCCTGCCAG GTGAGAGCCACCTTCGCAACACCCTCGGGAGAAAGCAGCAGGACAAGTTCTCGATACTGCAGCCGCGACCGCTGCGGCGGCCCCGACACGACGACAGCGTACACCTGGTACCAGACTGTGATAAGTGA